A genome region from Natronobeatus ordinarius includes the following:
- a CDS encoding DUF4097 family beta strand repeat-containing protein, whose protein sequence is MTEPVSRRRLLAGGVVTAAAALAGCVAAGSREVQEDETETFAVDDLESVSVGARNGQLTVRSEDRETIAVRRVTRAASEDDAENVWLESTQTGDRLDLAVEREDSPGLIRIGPSPRMDLEVTVPEGFEVERAAVRNGTVDVADVAGPLVVEARNGIVEIRDVDGDLTATARNGTVDVAGVAGSLTAETRNGPVELANVAGDVEVQTRNGEVSLEVPSTLDAVIGISTRNGEISVDGIDDLTATSGDSSFHGTAGEGSRRIALETRNGAVTVRGRE, encoded by the coding sequence ATGACAGAACCCGTGTCACGACGTCGGCTGCTCGCTGGCGGTGTGGTGACCGCCGCGGCTGCGCTCGCGGGCTGCGTCGCAGCCGGCAGCCGAGAGGTACAGGAAGACGAAACCGAGACGTTTGCAGTCGACGACCTCGAGTCCGTCTCCGTCGGCGCCAGGAACGGTCAGCTCACGGTCCGAAGCGAGGACCGAGAGACGATCGCGGTACGCCGGGTGACGAGAGCCGCGAGCGAGGACGACGCCGAAAACGTCTGGCTCGAGTCGACGCAGACGGGCGACCGGCTCGACCTCGCCGTCGAGCGTGAGGACAGTCCCGGACTGATACGGATCGGTCCCAGCCCCCGGATGGATCTCGAAGTGACCGTCCCCGAGGGGTTCGAGGTCGAACGCGCCGCCGTCCGGAACGGGACCGTCGACGTGGCTGACGTCGCGGGACCGCTGGTCGTGGAAGCGCGAAACGGGATCGTCGAGATCCGAGACGTCGACGGCGACCTGACGGCGACGGCCAGAAACGGTACCGTCGACGTCGCGGGCGTCGCGGGATCGTTGACCGCCGAGACGAGAAACGGCCCCGTCGAGTTGGCCAACGTCGCCGGGGACGTCGAGGTGCAGACCCGAAACGGCGAGGTCTCGCTCGAGGTCCCGTCCACGCTCGACGCCGTCATCGGGATCTCGACCCGGAACGGAGAGATCTCCGTCGACGGGATCGACGACCTGACCGCGACCTCGGGAGACTCGTCGTTCCACGGGACGGCCGGCGAGGGCTCCCGTCGAATCGCCCTCGAGACGCGAAACGGGGCGGTGACCGTGCGCGGTCGGGAGTGA